One Rhizobiales bacterium GAS188 DNA window includes the following coding sequences:
- a CDS encoding Methyltransferase domain-containing protein: MLDERIPPGWENPFDVLRQKWGMIPSGNDLRAESAARLKQTDDEVLETWQRAHAHDTRDAGFGIRGWYHEMYRSFMPGKKVLDIGCGMAISTIAFAEMGAELTFVDIIADNVRLVERLCRLKGIKAKFLYLESLESLASLPRDYDVVTAIGSLINAPLAVTKREVEAIKLHLRPGGRWLHFAYPQSRWEREGSVEFSKWGEMTDGPGTPWMEFHDRTKLEWLFGPSKIRILFDCEWHNNDFNWFDIELLSH; the protein is encoded by the coding sequence ATGTTGGACGAACGAATTCCGCCAGGCTGGGAGAATCCTTTCGATGTCCTTCGACAAAAATGGGGAATGATTCCCTCTGGGAATGATCTCCGCGCTGAAAGCGCGGCGCGCCTGAAACAGACCGATGACGAAGTTCTGGAAACCTGGCAACGAGCACATGCTCACGACACGCGCGACGCAGGCTTCGGTATTCGCGGCTGGTACCATGAGATGTACCGATCATTCATGCCAGGAAAAAAGGTTCTCGATATCGGCTGCGGGATGGCGATCAGCACAATTGCATTCGCTGAGATGGGCGCGGAGCTGACCTTCGTCGATATCATTGCCGACAACGTCCGGCTGGTCGAGCGCCTCTGCAGGCTTAAAGGGATCAAAGCCAAATTCCTTTACTTGGAGAGCCTCGAAAGTCTCGCTTCGCTCCCTCGCGACTATGATGTGGTGACCGCTATCGGTTCGCTGATCAATGCGCCGCTCGCTGTGACAAAGCGCGAGGTCGAGGCGATCAAGCTCCATCTGCGCCCAGGCGGCCGCTGGCTTCATTTCGCATACCCGCAATCCCGATGGGAGCGTGAGGGATCGGTTGAGTTCAGCAAATGGGGCGAGATGACAGATGGTCCGGGAACACCGTGGATGGAATTCCACGATCGTACCAAACTGGAATGGTTGTTCGGCCCCTCAAAGATTCGCATTCTTTTCGATTGCGAATGGCACAACAACGACTTTAACTGGTTCGACATCGAGCTCCTGTCTCATTGA
- a CDS encoding methyltransferase, FkbM family has translation MHSPAALYSPSSLELLLARYRDEWTAPPTEFMQTELGTRVRRAFYDPHRNMDGEYSLRALSGILGEEVFQFIHLLQSIDEAEGSWTMAEIGAGYGRWLVAGARTVRRVRSLPAHLIAVEAEDAHFEMLKLHLSDNGFDPNDHHLIKGAASGKDGHVFFTQGHAAEWYGQAIIPSEDSGFGDWPKATVVTVPSFSLATILGEADRVDYLDMDIQGAELDAVSAAIDVLSSKVRRLQIGTHSQSIEDGLRSILSDAGWQCQCDYACGATALTPFGRIAFVDGSQGWANPSLRVGPELG, from the coding sequence ATGCATTCGCCCGCCGCGCTCTATTCCCCTTCGTCACTTGAGCTTTTGCTGGCGCGCTATCGCGATGAATGGACTGCGCCGCCAACTGAGTTCATGCAAACCGAACTCGGGACCCGGGTGCGCCGCGCCTTCTACGATCCACACCGGAATATGGACGGCGAATATTCCCTGCGTGCCCTCAGCGGCATCCTGGGCGAAGAGGTATTCCAATTCATCCATCTTCTGCAGTCTATCGACGAAGCCGAAGGCTCATGGACGATGGCCGAGATCGGCGCCGGCTATGGGCGCTGGCTTGTGGCTGGTGCCCGAACCGTTCGAAGAGTCCGCTCGCTGCCCGCGCACCTCATAGCCGTTGAGGCCGAAGACGCCCATTTCGAGATGCTGAAGCTGCACCTCTCCGACAATGGTTTCGATCCCAACGACCACCACCTGATCAAGGGGGCCGCATCAGGCAAGGACGGCCATGTCTTCTTCACGCAGGGCCACGCCGCCGAATGGTATGGACAGGCGATTATCCCAAGCGAAGATTCCGGCTTCGGCGATTGGCCGAAGGCAACGGTGGTGACCGTTCCGAGCTTCAGCCTCGCGACGATTCTCGGCGAAGCCGATCGCGTCGATTATCTCGACATGGATATTCAGGGCGCGGAGCTTGATGCGGTGAGCGCCGCAATCGATGTGCTTTCTAGCAAGGTCCGCAGGCTTCAGATCGGCACCCACAGCCAGAGCATCGAAGACGGGTTGCGCTCTATTCTCAGCGATGCCGGCTGGCAGTGCCAATGCGACTACGCCTGTGGCGCAACGGCGCTAACTCCATTCGGTCGAATTGCATTCGTAGACGGCTCTCAGGGATGGGCTAATCCATCGCTCAGAGTCGGGCCCGAATTGGGTTGA
- a CDS encoding Radical SAM superfamily enzyme, MoaA/NifB/PqqE/SkfB family, which produces MRYRVAETFLFDTCTHKCAYCHFAESGKVLDISQMRPYRDPAFIDRIVEFFNNRTTDEDKWLLTLTGGEPMLMPNLERFARGLSSCGNKIAFYTAMLIGETHPTFRFLIEEGTSVTDYIMASFHPEAEAIEDQFFRRLAMLKAAGHSVIFRFVGHPARLHRLDDLAHRCREIDVAFHPTPLFSVDYPAAYTIEERQALEKHACSLSQVIQLNGGIDTVELQCSAGSDLIFIDLRTGDITPCAHVGNLKLGNLYDDTFVQLPPVIPCPLKGSTPCSCDIHFQQGTVGGSSDDRSAFAAEKSGYVSPVSFDVLSRRITEAGTRFGTTSPLMGRTETVGQGALDNEFVKAAYRMNKTYFDGPYSERNHPAFRSRQS; this is translated from the coding sequence ATGCGATATCGAGTTGCCGAAACCTTCCTCTTCGACACCTGCACGCACAAATGCGCCTATTGTCACTTCGCCGAGAGTGGGAAAGTTCTCGATATTTCTCAGATGCGCCCCTACAGGGATCCGGCATTCATTGACCGCATTGTCGAGTTCTTCAACAATCGAACGACCGATGAAGACAAATGGCTCCTCACTCTAACCGGCGGCGAGCCGATGTTGATGCCAAATCTTGAGCGCTTTGCTCGTGGTCTATCATCATGCGGCAACAAGATCGCATTTTATACTGCAATGCTGATCGGCGAGACGCATCCAACTTTCCGCTTTCTGATCGAGGAAGGCACCTCGGTCACCGACTACATCATGGCCTCTTTTCATCCTGAAGCGGAAGCCATCGAAGATCAATTCTTCCGACGCCTGGCCATGCTGAAGGCTGCTGGACATTCCGTTATTTTCCGCTTCGTCGGCCATCCGGCGCGTCTGCATCGACTCGATGATCTCGCACACAGATGCCGCGAGATCGACGTGGCCTTCCATCCGACACCTCTTTTTTCGGTAGATTATCCGGCTGCGTATACGATTGAGGAGCGCCAGGCGTTGGAAAAGCATGCCTGCTCGCTTAGCCAGGTGATCCAGCTCAATGGCGGGATTGATACGGTCGAATTGCAGTGCTCGGCCGGATCCGATCTTATCTTCATCGACCTCCGAACTGGTGACATCACCCCATGCGCGCATGTCGGAAATCTTAAGCTCGGCAACCTATACGATGACACCTTTGTCCAACTGCCGCCCGTGATCCCGTGCCCGCTGAAGGGCTCGACGCCATGTTCCTGTGATATCCACTTTCAGCAAGGGACGGTTGGAGGTTCTTCTGACGACCGATCGGCTTTCGCTGCAGAGAAGTCCGGATATGTGAGCCCTGTCTCGTTCGATGTGCTTAGTCGACGGATCACCGAGGCAGGAACTCGATTTGGGACGACATCTCCTCTGATGGGCCGAACCGAAACCGTCGGCCAGGGTGCGCTGGATAACGAATTCGTCAAGGCTGCCTATCGAATGAATAAGACCTATTTCGATGGCCCATATTCCGAAAGAAACCATCCGGCGTTTCGATCGCGACAATCCTAA
- a CDS encoding methyltransferase, FkbM family — MRKRGPSFHQSQGNMSTAFDVFLAPEALRINRARQEHLATLGLDLQNKRVLEVGAGIGLHTGFFEERGCDILSTEGSPANVAEMLRRYPQRRIGLLDLDRPGDLTGLGSFDVVYCYGTLYHLRYPDRALAALATVCTGMILLETCVLPGNYPEVQLITEPLVPNQALLGVGCRPTRPWVMAALKNHFGHAYTTLDQPDYPDFIGDWGVVNKDGNLRAVFVGSKQPLTAMGLTETLPMRHRNAPLRTIRRRPSRIWIDVGAHHGEHSIAAAANDPSLMVHAFEPRPTLHDKLMHSAPPNFTAHAMAVSDHDGVASFRINSFDAASSVLPMDEAALPARLGGHRPGDEREILVPTIRLDSFMRENGITKVEFLKIDAQGADFSVVRSLGDRIGDVKRIQFEVIPKADQLYCGAADKATIIAYMAERGFVLEPTEVQSHGQEENLTFARPSSPDQVAAPPEDRGEDASGLYDLQSFEIAAGTVQLSDDRLEITTTPEQWAYTAVIPVERTRAPKGSIVRLILALEVDAGALQAGILNEAETDFITTATLGVGARQTIDLVIPRFDRVGRLVLRNASAGGSSHGWCRLLGITTETPPKLESETETSVGYSSFLATQIRASAIALVGKNADDIESPTVLAEIGEAAERLRPLLSRGGLALIHSNAAAIEAVFAGLDAQILGVLADHLKILLPLRHMPDWNFGEFQSRADLATLVRHALWRTLHRLPLAPTVALPWHGGTTFASCFDNDLSLAMFVGGTYEPNEFALLDRLLRPGMNIIDGGANEGAYTVFFASRVGSTGRVIAVEPSPRELERLRRNIARNSLDNVVVAAAALAERTGEVTLNVANATHAGQNTLGEFMYEGVVSAGRVAVPASTLDELVAAHVPDGKLDVVKLDLEGAELRALAGARNTLRQARPLILFEASPAALARQGGSVEAVTSLLAEAGYRLLCLDPSTGLPVPYGKEVSSDNLLAVHRDRDCGLPTG, encoded by the coding sequence ATGCGCAAGAGGGGGCCGAGCTTCCATCAGAGCCAAGGCAATATGAGCACAGCGTTCGACGTTTTTTTGGCCCCGGAGGCACTCCGCATCAACCGTGCCCGGCAGGAGCATCTCGCGACGTTGGGGCTCGACCTTCAGAACAAGCGGGTCCTGGAGGTCGGCGCCGGCATCGGGCTTCACACGGGCTTCTTCGAAGAGCGCGGTTGCGACATCCTGAGCACGGAAGGCAGCCCGGCCAATGTCGCCGAGATGCTGCGCCGTTATCCACAGCGGCGCATCGGACTTTTGGATCTCGACCGCCCCGGTGACCTCACCGGGCTCGGGAGCTTCGACGTCGTCTACTGTTACGGAACGCTCTACCACCTGCGATATCCCGATAGGGCACTGGCCGCGCTCGCGACCGTCTGCACCGGCATGATTCTGCTCGAGACCTGTGTCTTGCCCGGCAACTATCCCGAGGTGCAGCTGATCACCGAACCGCTTGTCCCCAACCAAGCCTTGTTAGGAGTCGGCTGCCGCCCCACGCGTCCATGGGTGATGGCAGCGCTCAAGAACCATTTCGGCCATGCCTACACGACGCTCGACCAGCCGGATTACCCCGACTTCATCGGCGATTGGGGCGTCGTCAATAAGGACGGCAATCTGCGCGCCGTGTTCGTTGGCTCCAAGCAGCCGCTCACAGCCATGGGGCTGACCGAGACGCTTCCCATGCGGCATCGCAACGCGCCGCTCCGGACGATCCGACGCCGGCCCTCGCGCATCTGGATCGATGTCGGCGCCCATCACGGTGAACACAGCATCGCGGCGGCCGCGAATGATCCCTCGCTCATGGTGCATGCCTTCGAGCCACGCCCGACCCTGCATGACAAGCTCATGCACTCGGCCCCTCCGAACTTCACGGCCCACGCAATGGCGGTGTCCGATCATGACGGCGTCGCATCGTTCCGGATCAACAGCTTCGATGCCGCGAGCTCCGTGCTGCCGATGGATGAAGCAGCGCTGCCGGCACGGCTTGGCGGTCACCGCCCGGGCGACGAACGCGAAATCCTGGTCCCGACCATTCGCCTCGACAGCTTCATGCGCGAGAACGGGATTACGAAGGTCGAATTCCTGAAGATCGATGCCCAGGGCGCCGACTTTTCGGTCGTCCGTTCGTTGGGTGATCGGATAGGTGACGTCAAGCGCATCCAGTTCGAAGTTATCCCGAAGGCGGACCAGCTTTATTGCGGCGCCGCAGACAAGGCCACCATCATCGCCTACATGGCCGAGCGAGGCTTCGTCCTTGAACCAACGGAAGTGCAGTCGCACGGTCAGGAAGAAAACCTGACATTTGCGCGACCGTCCTCTCCTGATCAGGTTGCGGCCCCGCCTGAAGACCGAGGCGAGGACGCGTCTGGACTCTACGACCTGCAGAGTTTTGAGATTGCGGCGGGAACTGTGCAGCTCTCGGACGACAGGCTCGAGATCACCACCACACCGGAGCAATGGGCTTACACCGCGGTGATCCCGGTCGAGAGGACCAGGGCGCCGAAGGGCAGCATCGTGCGGCTCATCCTGGCCCTGGAGGTCGATGCCGGAGCGCTGCAAGCCGGTATCCTGAATGAAGCCGAAACCGACTTCATCACCACCGCGACCCTTGGGGTCGGCGCGCGCCAGACTATCGATTTGGTGATTCCCCGCTTCGATCGTGTGGGGCGCCTGGTGCTGCGCAACGCATCTGCGGGCGGTTCCAGCCATGGATGGTGCCGCCTGCTCGGGATCACGACCGAGACGCCCCCGAAGCTCGAATCGGAAACGGAGACCAGCGTCGGGTACTCATCGTTTCTCGCCACTCAGATCCGCGCATCGGCAATTGCGCTCGTGGGCAAGAATGCCGACGACATCGAGTCTCCCACAGTGCTCGCTGAGATCGGCGAGGCGGCTGAAAGGCTGCGCCCGCTGCTGAGCCGGGGCGGTTTGGCGCTGATCCACTCCAATGCGGCAGCCATCGAGGCGGTTTTTGCCGGCCTGGATGCGCAGATCCTCGGCGTCCTGGCCGATCATCTCAAAATACTGCTGCCGCTGCGACATATGCCGGATTGGAACTTCGGCGAGTTCCAATCCCGTGCGGATCTCGCTACCCTCGTACGTCATGCGCTCTGGCGAACGCTGCACCGTCTGCCCTTAGCCCCGACCGTGGCCTTGCCTTGGCATGGGGGGACGACATTCGCGTCGTGTTTCGATAACGACCTCAGCCTCGCCATGTTCGTGGGCGGCACTTACGAGCCGAACGAGTTTGCGCTTCTCGACCGACTCCTGCGACCGGGGATGAACATCATCGATGGTGGTGCCAATGAAGGTGCCTATACGGTGTTCTTCGCGAGCCGGGTCGGCTCGACAGGCCGCGTCATCGCGGTCGAACCAAGCCCGCGCGAGCTCGAGCGGCTGCGCCGCAATATCGCCCGCAACAGTCTCGACAACGTTGTGGTTGCGGCGGCGGCCCTGGCCGAGCGGACCGGCGAGGTCACGCTCAACGTCGCCAATGCGACCCATGCCGGGCAGAACACGCTGGGCGAGTTCATGTATGAGGGGGTCGTCTCTGCGGGTCGGGTGGCTGTGCCCGCATCCACGCTCGACGAACTCGTCGCCGCGCATGTCCCGGACGGCAAGCTCGATGTGGTCAAGCTCGATCTCGAAGGGGCCGAGCTGCGAGCCTTGGCGGGAGCTCGGAATACTCTGCGGCAGGCCCGGCCGCTCATCCTGTTTGAAGCCTCACCGGCTGCGCTCGCCCGACAAGGCGGCTCCGTCGAAGCTGTGACCTCGCTTTTAGCCGAAGCCGGCTACAGGTTGCTTTGCCTGGACCCGAGCACCGGCCTCCCGGTGCCGTACGGGAAGGAAGTATCGTCGGACAATCTCCTGGCCGTGCATCGTGACCGCGACTGCGGGTTGCCGACGGGCTGA
- a CDS encoding 5-methyltetrahydropteroyltriglutamate--homocysteine methyltransferase: MQRTIPPFRADHVGSLLRPKEVKEAHARRAKGEIGKDEVVAVEDEAIKRLIKKQEEIGLESVTDGECRRSWWHYDFLGALDGVQMVQVEHGIQFAGVETKAEAPRVMGKIGFSDHPFLGHFKFLKAHTKKTAKMTIPGPSMLHYRGGRKMINMGVYPNMVDFYADLGAAYNKAVHAFYAAGCRYLQLDDISFAYLCDPEQRKMLKERGDDPDKQPAIYAGMVQAALADKPKDLVISMHLCRGNFRSTFVASGGYEPIADTLFNTMPVDGYFMEWDTDRAGGFEPLRFLPKGKNVVLGLVTSKTGTLEKKADLLRRIEEASKHVGLEQICLSPQCGFASTEEGNVLAEDEQWQKLSLIVEASKEVWGR, from the coding sequence ATGCAACGCACAATCCCGCCTTTCCGTGCCGATCATGTGGGCAGTTTGCTGCGCCCCAAGGAGGTCAAGGAGGCGCATGCCAGGCGCGCGAAGGGGGAAATCGGCAAGGACGAGGTCGTCGCGGTCGAGGACGAGGCGATCAAGCGCCTGATCAAGAAGCAGGAGGAGATCGGCCTCGAAAGCGTCACGGACGGCGAATGCCGCCGCTCCTGGTGGCATTACGACTTCCTGGGCGCGCTCGACGGGGTGCAGATGGTGCAGGTCGAGCACGGCATCCAGTTCGCCGGGGTCGAGACCAAGGCCGAGGCGCCGCGCGTCATGGGCAAGATCGGTTTCAGCGACCACCCCTTTCTCGGCCACTTCAAGTTCCTGAAGGCGCACACCAAAAAGACGGCGAAGATGACAATCCCCGGCCCCTCGATGCTGCATTACCGGGGCGGGCGCAAGATGATCAATATGGGCGTCTATCCGAATATGGTCGATTTCTACGCCGATCTCGGCGCGGCCTACAACAAGGCCGTGCACGCCTTCTATGCGGCCGGCTGCCGCTATCTGCAGCTCGACGATATCAGCTTCGCCTATCTCTGCGATCCCGAGCAGCGCAAGATGCTGAAGGAGCGCGGCGACGATCCGGACAAGCAGCCGGCGATCTATGCCGGCATGGTGCAGGCGGCGCTTGCGGACAAGCCGAAGGACCTCGTCATCAGCATGCATCTGTGCCGCGGCAATTTCCGCTCGACCTTCGTGGCCTCCGGCGGCTACGAGCCGATCGCCGACACGCTGTTCAACACCATGCCGGTCGACGGCTATTTCATGGAATGGGACACCGACCGCGCCGGCGGCTTCGAGCCATTGCGCTTCCTGCCCAAGGGCAAGAACGTGGTGCTCGGCCTCGTCACCTCCAAGACCGGAACGCTCGAGAAGAAGGCCGATCTCCTGCGCCGCATCGAGGAGGCATCGAAGCATGTCGGGCTCGAGCAGATCTGCCTCTCGCCGCAATGCGGCTTCGCCTCGACCGAGGAGGGCAATGTGCTCGCCGAGGACGAGCAGTGGCAGAAGCTGTCGTTGATCGTCGAGGCCTCGAAGGAGGTCTGGGGCCGCTGA
- a CDS encoding transcriptional regulator, TetR family yields MSKPSLREPLLDAGLRVMFRSGYGGAGVRDIVADAKAPQGSFTNHFRSKEAFAGEVLERYFAYVKGLVAEALDDRSRPPRERLRRYLDIITGKLEEAEWARGCLIGDLSLEAPPHSEALRLQLAQIFVEWRQPFRDCIAEGQALREITRSFPADDLADLLIAGWQGAIMRMKVERSPAPLERFKTIMFATIFAKKEES; encoded by the coding sequence ATGTCGAAACCATCCTTACGCGAACCCCTCCTCGATGCCGGGCTCCGGGTCATGTTCCGATCGGGATATGGCGGGGCTGGCGTCCGCGACATCGTCGCCGACGCGAAGGCGCCGCAGGGCTCCTTCACCAATCATTTCCGCTCGAAGGAAGCCTTCGCGGGCGAGGTGCTCGAGCGCTATTTCGCCTATGTGAAGGGCCTGGTCGCGGAAGCCCTCGACGACCGCTCGCGCCCGCCGCGAGAGCGCTTGCGGCGTTATCTCGACATCATCACCGGCAAGCTCGAGGAGGCCGAATGGGCCAGGGGCTGCCTGATCGGCGATCTCAGCCTCGAAGCTCCCCCCCACAGCGAGGCCTTACGGCTGCAGCTCGCTCAGATCTTTGTCGAATGGCGGCAGCCTTTCCGGGACTGCATCGCTGAAGGCCAGGCGCTGCGCGAGATCACGCGGAGCTTCCCGGCCGACGATCTCGCCGATCTCCTGATCGCTGGATGGCAGGGCGCCATCATGCGCATGAAGGTCGAGCGCAGCCCCGCCCCCCTCGAACGTTTCAAGACCATCATGTTCGCAACCATCTTCGCAAAGAAAGAGGAAAGTTGA
- a CDS encoding haloalkane dehalogenase, whose product MTAATYRETAVLGSTMAYVEAGAPSAPTVLFLHGNPTSSFIWRNIIPHVAPVARCIAPDLIGFGRSGKPDIDYRFADQVRYLDAFIETLGLGDVFLVAQDWGTALAFHFAARHPQRMLGLAFMEFIRPMPSFDDFHQTPQARAIFRKFRTPGEGEKLVLEDNAFIEKILPNSVLRRLGEDEMNAYRAPFPTPLSRKPVWRFPNELPIAGEPSDVYAMLEEAHVALAHADYPKLLFSAEPGALISPALAQDYARRLRHCRLVNLGPGAHYLQEDHADRIGREVADFVRETQSQRLVAPAA is encoded by the coding sequence ATGACTGCAGCGACCTATCGCGAGACCGCCGTGCTCGGCTCGACCATGGCCTATGTCGAAGCCGGCGCACCAAGCGCTCCCACCGTGCTGTTCCTGCACGGCAACCCGACCTCCTCCTTCATCTGGCGCAACATCATCCCGCATGTGGCGCCGGTGGCGCGCTGCATCGCGCCGGACCTGATCGGCTTCGGACGCTCGGGAAAGCCGGATATCGATTATCGCTTCGCCGACCAGGTCCGCTATCTCGACGCCTTCATCGAGACATTGGGCTTGGGCGATGTGTTTCTCGTGGCCCAGGACTGGGGCACGGCGCTTGCCTTCCATTTCGCCGCCCGCCATCCGCAGAGGATGCTCGGCCTCGCCTTCATGGAGTTCATCCGGCCGATGCCGAGCTTCGATGATTTCCACCAGACGCCGCAGGCGCGCGCCATTTTCCGCAAATTCCGCACGCCGGGCGAAGGCGAGAAGTTGGTTCTCGAGGACAATGCCTTCATCGAGAAGATCCTGCCAAACTCGGTGCTGCGGCGCCTCGGCGAAGACGAGATGAACGCCTACCGCGCCCCCTTCCCCACCCCGCTGTCGCGCAAGCCCGTCTGGCGCTTCCCGAACGAATTGCCGATCGCGGGCGAGCCGAGCGACGTCTATGCGATGCTGGAAGAGGCGCATGTGGCGCTAGCTCACGCCGACTATCCGAAGCTGCTGTTTTCGGCCGAGCCCGGCGCCCTCATCTCGCCGGCGCTGGCGCAGGATTATGCGCGGCGCCTGCGCCATTGCCGGCTGGTGAATCTCGGTCCCGGCGCGCATTACCTGCAGGAGGACCATGCCGACCGGATCGGCCGCGAGGTGGCGGATTTCGTCCGCGAGACGCAGTCGCAGAGGCTTGTCGCGCCCGCCGCCTGA
- a CDS encoding transposase: MKAIVRTDAPTDDEYVTIHVAFELSKAKWKLGVMLPGSAKLSRYTIAGGDLAALATRLEAARSRAARCGKPVRIISCYEAGFDGHWLHRWLTEQGVINHEIDPASIQVSRRARRAKTDRIDLDHLMRTLLAYLRGEPRVCSVLRVPTVEDEDRKRRNRERKYLLDERTAHTNRLKGLLHTQGIRDVMPLKSGFIDKLAKLCTGDGHPLPPKLKEEIVREHQRLCLVQQQLAAVEAESRAERPYAVAGSAEEKSVRLARLKSIGPVGSQGLVNEAFYRSFDNRRQVGSYFGLTGTPYDSGASRHDQGISKAGNRRARELAIELSWLWLRHQPDSELSRWFRERVGDAKGKVRRIAIVALARKLVVALWRYLETGLVPTGAKLGLSR; this comes from the coding sequence ATGAAGGCGATCGTTCGGACTGACGCACCCACCGACGACGAGTATGTCACGATTCACGTGGCCTTTGAACTGAGCAAGGCGAAGTGGAAGCTCGGGGTGATGCTGCCGGGCTCGGCGAAGTTGAGCCGCTACACGATTGCGGGGGGCGACCTGGCGGCGCTGGCGACGCGACTGGAGGCGGCCCGGTCGCGTGCGGCGCGCTGCGGCAAACCGGTGCGCATCATATCGTGCTACGAGGCGGGCTTCGACGGCCACTGGCTGCATCGCTGGCTGACGGAGCAAGGGGTCATCAATCACGAGATCGATCCGGCGAGCATCCAGGTGAGCCGGCGGGCGCGGCGGGCCAAGACCGACCGGATCGACCTCGATCACCTGATGCGGACGCTGCTGGCTTATCTGCGTGGCGAACCGCGGGTGTGCAGCGTACTGCGTGTGCCGACGGTCGAGGACGAGGACCGCAAGCGTCGCAACCGGGAACGCAAATACCTGCTCGATGAGCGCACGGCCCACACCAATCGCCTCAAGGGGCTGCTGCACACCCAAGGCATCCGTGATGTCATGCCGCTCAAGTCTGGCTTCATCGATAAGCTTGCGAAGCTGTGCACCGGCGATGGGCATCCATTGCCGCCTAAGCTCAAGGAGGAGATCGTGCGCGAGCATCAGCGGCTGTGCCTGGTGCAGCAGCAGCTGGCCGCAGTGGAGGCCGAGAGCCGAGCCGAGCGCCCTTATGCCGTTGCGGGCTCGGCCGAGGAGAAGAGCGTGCGCCTGGCGCGGCTCAAGAGCATCGGCCCGGTCGGCAGCCAAGGGCTGGTCAACGAGGCCTTCTATCGTTCCTTCGACAATCGCCGCCAGGTCGGCAGCTATTTCGGATTGACCGGAACGCCCTATGACAGCGGCGCCAGTCGGCATGATCAGGGCATCAGCAAAGCCGGCAACCGCCGGGCCCGCGAGCTCGCCATCGAGCTCTCCTGGCTGTGGCTGCGCCATCAGCCAGACAGCGAGCTGAGCCGTTGGTTTCGTGAGCGGGTGGGCGACGCCAAAGGAAAGGTGCGGCGCATCGCCATCGTGGCCTTGGCCCGCAAGCTCGTGGTTGCCCTGTGGCGCTATCTCGAGACCGGCCTGGTGCCCACCGGCGCCAAGCTGGGCCTGAGCCGCTGA
- a CDS encoding Very-short-patch-repair endonuclease: MANAIARSLRKRMTPQEVKLWVKLRELKEQGFHFRRQVPRGSYIVDFACLRQRVVIEVDGSQHGTEDHSRRDVVRDRHLASDGLVTLRFWNVEIDRNLDGVVETILAACTRGQDVGR, translated from the coding sequence ATGGCCAATGCCATCGCGCGCAGTCTGCGCAAGCGCATGACGCCGCAGGAGGTGAAGCTTTGGGTGAAGCTGCGCGAACTGAAAGAACAGGGCTTCCATTTCAGACGCCAAGTACCGCGGGGAAGCTACATTGTCGACTTTGCCTGCCTGAGGCAGCGCGTTGTCATCGAAGTCGATGGGTCGCAGCATGGAACGGAGGACCACAGTCGGCGTGACGTTGTTCGCGACCGCCATTTGGCGAGCGACGGCTTGGTCACGCTGCGTTTCTGGAATGTCGAGATCGACCGAAATCTCGACGGCGTCGTCGAGACGATTCTGGCTGCCTGCACGAGAGGGCAGGACGTTGGTCGATGA